The Ancylothrix sp. D3o genomic sequence CTGAAAAATTTAAAAAAGTTTAAACCTTAGACTTTGACCTTTTTCCAGTCCCCAATCACCAATCCCTAATCACCCATCACGGGGGAGAGGAAAAACCTCGCCACCAACCCCAGGAGACATAAATGGCAAAAAAAGTATCCAGACGTTTAAAAGAACTTCTCCGAAAAGTAGAAGAACGACCCTACGCACCCCTCGAAGCAATTAACTTGCTCAAGGAAACCGCAACAGCTAAATTTGTTGAAACAGCAGAAGCTCATATTCGCTTAGGCATCGACCCCAAATATACAGACCAACAACTGCGGACAACCGTCGCCCTACCAAAAGGCACCGGCCAAACCGTCCGAGTCGCCGTCATCGCACGCGGTGAAAAAGTCCAAGAAGCAGAACGCGGTGGTGCAGATATCGTCGGTTCAGAAGAACTGATCGACGAAATTCAAAAAGGCCGCATGGACTTTGACAAACTTATAGCTACCCCCGATGTCATGCCCCAAGTTGCAAAACTTGGTAAACTGCTTGGCCCTCGTGGTTTAATGCCATCCCCCAAAGGCGGTACAGTTACCTTTGACTTGGCAAGCGCCATTTCCGAATTTAAAGCCGGTAAACTCGAATTCCGTGCAGACCGTACCGGCATCGTTCACGTCCTCTTCGGCAAAGCAAACTTCACCGCTGAAGACCTCCTCGTGAACCTCAAAGCCTTACAAGAAACTATCGACCGCAACCGGCCCTCTGGAGCAAAAGGTCGCTACTGGCGCACCTTCTACATCAGCGCCACCCAAGGGCCAGCCATCCAAGTCGATATCAGCGCCCTTCGTGACCTCAAACTCAACGAAGCAGCCTAAAAGCTCCGCATAGGGAATAGGGAATTAGGAATTTGCTCAAAAACATCTCCCCAATTCCCCACCCCCCCTTGACAAAACATCCAAACTAATCTAATCTCTAAGGTTGGCAATCAAAAATCCAAAACTGGAAACGGCCAAGCCAAAGACAGCAGGAGCCAAATGCTTAATTTCCTGCCGAGGTTAACGCCCGCACACTGCAATCCCATGCTGAGTTTAAATAAAAACCGGCACGGCATTGCAGGAGCGCGTAACCCCGGCAAGATGACCGGGGTTTTTGATTGGATTCAAAACCCATTGGCTAAACCCATTTTGGATCGATGCCCTTAGATGAAATTGTCAAAAAACCGCTCATAACGTCTTTGACAATCCAAAATCTAACCTCCGGGCATCACAAAACCCCTTAGCTGCTACCAACCTATAACAGGAGGTGAAAAAAAGTGGGTAGAACGCGCGCAGGTAAAGGCGAAATTATCGCCGACCTCAAACACACTTTAAGTGAGGCGCAAATCGTCGTCGTTATCGATTACAAAGGGCTGACAGTCGGAGAAATTACCGACCTCCGCAGACGACTCCGCCCCACCGGCACCGTTTGCAAAGTCACCAAAAACACCCTAATGAGCATCGCCATCCAAGGCGACTCTAAATGGGAAGCAATGGAAGGCATCTTAAATGGTTCTTCCGCCTTCTTGGTGGTTAAAGAAGATATTGGTGGCGCTATTAAAGCCTATCAAGAATTCCAAAAAGTCAGCAAGAAAACAGAATTGCGCGGTGGTGTAATGGAAGGCCGGCTCTTAAGTGAAGCCGACATCAAAGCCATCGGAGACTTGCCCTCCAAAGAACAGCTTATTGCTCAAATTGCCGGCGCTATCAATGGCGTTGCAACCAAGCTCGCAGTCGCAATCAACGAAGTTCCAGCCTCGCTGGCTCGTGCGATTCAAGCTGTCTCCGAAAAAGACAAAGAAGCTGCCTAATTTTATTGGCTGTTTCTTGAAATCTCTCGAATATTCCGTTTGTTTGTAAATCCAAAAAGGAGCCATTTCAATGTCTGCAACCACCGATGAAATTTTAGAGAAGCTTAAGTCTTTGACCTTGTTGGAAGCTGCCGACTTGGTTAAGCAAATTGAAGAAGCTTTTGGCGTCAGCGCTGCTGCTCCCGCCGGCGGTATGATGATGATGGCTGCTCCTACTGCTGCTGCTGCTGAGCCGGTTGAAGAAAAAACCGAATTCGACGTTATCCTCGAAGAAGTCCCCGCCGACAAGAAAATTGCAGTTCTCAAAGTTGTGCGGACTCTCACCGGCCTTGGTTTGAAAGAAGCAAAAGACTTGGTAGAATCAACTCCCAAGCCGGTCAAAGAAGCTATTGCCAAAGACGCAGCCGAAGATGCCAAGAAGCAGCTTGAAGAATCTGGCGCTAAAGTAAGCATCAAGTAATTTAGTCAGGATTTACCTTTGAGGTTAGAACAAGTAAATCAAGTGGATCTCTAATTTAGAATTTTTGATTTTTCACTTGAAACTCGGTTTCTTTGCCTAAGCCCTCTTAATCTGTTGACGATGCACAGCCCACCGATATCATTTTGATTGGTGGGCTATGTCTATTTTTTAATAATGTAAATCAGCTTCCCAAAGCGCTATATAAATGCGATCTTGTTCATTGCGCTCGATGATTCCATCCCAGTTGCCGGTTGAAAAACTGTATTGATTCTCCTTACCTTCTTGTACAAGCTTCAGTTGCCGTTTCACTTCATCGCTTGCTTGCCCACCGGCCATCCCATCTAAAGTTTTTTGCATTTCTTCCACACTCACCGACCGCCCAAAAGAAACTTCTGTTTGTCTCAACCGGCGCGTATCTCGGTCAACAATAAACCCTAAATCTATTTGATTTGGCACTACCCGGTAAAGCATCGCCTCCGTATTTTCCCACACCCCATCAGAAACTTTACTCGGCGAGCCAAAAGTCTCTGTAATTACCGTCTCTGCTGTCCCCGGCGGTAAACCCGGCACCCTCGCTTCTCTCACCCCACTCTCTGCTTTTGCCGGTGAATTTCCATTTCGAGGGTTGACAATATCAGCATTTTGTGGTATAGGAGAACTTACCGCAGCCGGTGGAGTCGGTGCCGGTTGAGTCGGTGCCGGTGTAGGTGTAACTACAGCAGCCGGTGGAGTTGATATCGGTGGGGGAGAATC encodes the following:
- the rplA gene encoding 50S ribosomal protein L1 — protein: MAKKVSRRLKELLRKVEERPYAPLEAINLLKETATAKFVETAEAHIRLGIDPKYTDQQLRTTVALPKGTGQTVRVAVIARGEKVQEAERGGADIVGSEELIDEIQKGRMDFDKLIATPDVMPQVAKLGKLLGPRGLMPSPKGGTVTFDLASAISEFKAGKLEFRADRTGIVHVLFGKANFTAEDLLVNLKALQETIDRNRPSGAKGRYWRTFYISATQGPAIQVDISALRDLKLNEAA
- the rplJ gene encoding 50S ribosomal protein L10 codes for the protein MGRTRAGKGEIIADLKHTLSEAQIVVVIDYKGLTVGEITDLRRRLRPTGTVCKVTKNTLMSIAIQGDSKWEAMEGILNGSSAFLVVKEDIGGAIKAYQEFQKVSKKTELRGGVMEGRLLSEADIKAIGDLPSKEQLIAQIAGAINGVATKLAVAINEVPASLARAIQAVSEKDKEAA
- the rplL gene encoding 50S ribosomal protein L7/L12, encoding MSATTDEILEKLKSLTLLEAADLVKQIEEAFGVSAAAPAGGMMMMAAPTAAAAEPVEEKTEFDVILEEVPADKKIAVLKVVRTLTGLGLKEAKDLVESTPKPVKEAIAKDAAEDAKKQLEESGAKVSIK